One stretch of Sinomonas terrae DNA includes these proteins:
- the sfnG gene encoding dimethylsulfone monooxygenase SfnG, whose translation MSDHVIDFETPLKFAYWVPNVSGGLVVSTIEQRTNWEFDYNRTLARIAENAGFEYALTQTRYAASYGADKQHEATSFSLALLGATERLKVIAAVHPGMWHPGVLAKFIITADHLSGGRAAVNIVSGWLKDEFVNFGLEWLEHDERYVRTEEFINVLRGLWTEQGYSQSGKYYNINNFTLNPAPVSVEGRPHPEIFFGGNSTAAQAAAGRTADWYFSNGRDIEGFKANIAGVLAAAEEGRRAPAAPRFGLNGFVIARDTEKEAHETLREIVAKAHRPAVEGFAAAVKEAGQSTKDGKGMWEDSTFEDLVQYNDGFRTKLIGTPEQIAERIVEYKKIGVNLLLTCYLHFQEEVEAFGRDVLPIVRELEADLARKNGTELNTELLPVTNFDAVRELTGSNLAGAGA comes from the coding sequence GTGTCCGACCACGTCATTGATTTCGAGACCCCCCTCAAGTTCGCGTACTGGGTGCCCAACGTCTCGGGAGGCCTTGTGGTCTCCACGATCGAACAGCGCACCAACTGGGAGTTCGACTACAACCGCACCCTCGCACGCATCGCCGAGAACGCGGGCTTCGAGTACGCCCTCACCCAGACCCGTTACGCCGCGAGCTACGGCGCGGACAAGCAGCACGAGGCCACGTCGTTCTCGCTTGCGCTCCTCGGCGCGACCGAGCGGCTCAAGGTCATCGCGGCCGTGCACCCCGGCATGTGGCACCCCGGCGTGCTCGCGAAGTTCATCATCACCGCAGACCACCTCTCGGGCGGCCGCGCGGCCGTGAACATCGTCTCGGGCTGGCTCAAGGACGAGTTCGTGAACTTCGGCCTCGAATGGCTCGAGCACGACGAGCGCTACGTCCGCACCGAGGAGTTCATCAACGTGCTCCGCGGCCTGTGGACCGAGCAGGGCTACTCGCAGTCGGGCAAGTACTACAACATCAACAACTTCACGCTGAACCCTGCGCCGGTGAGCGTTGAAGGTCGCCCGCACCCGGAGATCTTCTTCGGCGGCAACTCGACGGCGGCTCAGGCAGCAGCAGGCCGCACCGCCGACTGGTACTTCTCCAACGGCCGCGACATCGAGGGCTTCAAGGCCAACATCGCCGGCGTCCTCGCCGCCGCGGAGGAAGGCCGCAGGGCCCCCGCCGCCCCGCGGTTCGGCCTCAACGGCTTCGTGATCGCCCGCGACACGGAGAAGGAAGCCCACGAGACCCTCCGCGAGATCGTCGCGAAGGCGCACCGCCCCGCGGTCGAGGGCTTCGCCGCCGCCGTCAAGGAGGCCGGCCAGTCCACGAAGGACGGCAAGGGCATGTGGGAGGACTCGACGTTCGAGGACCTCGTCCAGTACAACGACGGCTTCCGCACGAAGCTCATCGGCACGCCCGAGCAGATCGCCGAGAGGATCGTCGAGTACAAGAAGATCGGTGTGAACCTGCTCCTCACGTGCTACCTGCACTTCCAGGAGGAGGTCGAGGCGTTCGGCCGGGACGTGCTCCCGATCGTGCGCGAGCTCGAGGCGGACCTCGCCCGCAAGAACGGCACGGAGCTCAACACCGAGCTCCTCCCCGTGACGAACTTCGACGCCGTGCGGGAGCTCACCGGTTCGAACCTCGCCGGAGCAGGCGCCTGA
- a CDS encoding CoA-binding protein, which translates to MSTAVSQRTWVGPTAPERLRILRETKVIAIVGASDKPSRASYFVATYLLSSTKYRVYFVNPVVKTILGQPVYPSLAELPETPDLVEVFRKHDDLPGVLEEAKSVGAKTIWLQLGSWHEGVAADAEAAGMNVVMDRCVKIEHARFHGGLHLAGFNTGVISSKRQVLA; encoded by the coding sequence ATGAGCACCGCCGTCAGCCAACGCACCTGGGTGGGGCCCACAGCGCCGGAGCGCCTGAGGATCCTGCGGGAGACGAAGGTCATAGCGATCGTCGGGGCCTCGGACAAGCCGAGCCGGGCGAGCTACTTCGTCGCGACGTACCTGCTCTCCTCGACCAAGTACCGCGTGTACTTCGTGAACCCGGTAGTGAAGACGATCCTCGGCCAGCCCGTCTACCCCTCGCTCGCCGAGCTCCCGGAGACCCCGGACCTCGTCGAGGTGTTCCGCAAGCACGACGACCTCCCCGGCGTCCTCGAGGAGGCCAAGTCTGTGGGCGCGAAGACGATCTGGCTCCAGCTCGGCTCGTGGCACGAAGGGGTCGCGGCGGACGCCGAGGCCGCGGGGATGAACGTGGTCATGGACCGCTGCGTCAAGATCGAGCACGCGCGCTTCCACGGCGGGCTGCACCTCGCGGGCTTCAACACAGGCGTCATCTCGAGCAAACGTCAGGTCCTCGCCTAG
- a CDS encoding chloride channel protein produces the protein MTTHRGHELSDFSVDKRMILVAALALPVGAFGALAAWALLRLIGLATNLFFYGRVSTSLIAVGGGHPWWQMLLLPVAGGLVIGLMARFGSEKIRGHGMPEAIESILIGGSRVDPKVAVLKPISAAISIGSGGPFGAEGPIIMTGGAIGSILAQHLHLTADERKTLLVAGAASGMAATFNSPLAAILLAVELLLFEWRPRSFIPVASGVAVSTVVRSVILGSAPIFPVATTGLHLTPGIEALAAVVGISGAIVAAGATWLVYRAEDTFSRLPIHWMWWPAIGGLIIGAGGLIEPRALGVGYDVIDQLLTGQATTGLIVGILVVKTLIWSLSLGSGTSGGVLAPIFMIGGALGAAAGLVLPSVIPGFWALLGLTAVVGGVMRSPLTGVVFTLELTHAWAVALPLLITSVVAYGVSVLLLRRSVLTEKIARRGLHLTRDYTTDPLETFFCEDIMRTPAVQLPEGAPVLHPRDTVRHAAYVLARSGAADAAVMDDAGAYLGLIGPADLLVARLHDLTEATDRDRTLRYLTRRSSPRLSPRPHAHAGSSSPTAS, from the coding sequence ATGACGACGCATCGTGGCCACGAGCTGAGCGACTTCTCCGTGGACAAGCGCATGATTCTCGTCGCGGCCCTCGCGCTCCCCGTCGGCGCGTTCGGGGCGCTCGCGGCCTGGGCCCTCCTGCGCCTCATCGGCCTCGCCACCAACCTCTTCTTCTACGGGAGAGTCTCGACGAGCCTCATCGCGGTCGGGGGTGGGCACCCCTGGTGGCAGATGCTCCTGCTGCCCGTCGCGGGCGGGCTCGTGATCGGCCTCATGGCGCGCTTCGGCTCGGAGAAGATCCGAGGTCATGGCATGCCCGAGGCCATCGAATCGATCCTCATCGGCGGCAGCCGGGTCGATCCCAAGGTTGCCGTGCTCAAGCCGATCTCGGCAGCCATCAGCATCGGCTCGGGCGGCCCGTTCGGCGCGGAAGGGCCCATCATCATGACGGGCGGGGCGATCGGCTCGATCCTCGCCCAGCACCTCCACCTCACGGCGGACGAACGCAAGACCCTTCTCGTCGCGGGCGCCGCATCCGGCATGGCCGCAACGTTCAACTCACCGCTCGCGGCCATCCTCCTCGCGGTCGAGCTGCTCCTGTTCGAGTGGCGCCCACGCAGCTTCATCCCGGTTGCCTCCGGCGTCGCGGTCTCGACCGTGGTCCGGAGCGTTATCCTCGGCAGCGCACCGATCTTCCCCGTGGCAACCACTGGCCTCCATCTCACTCCGGGCATCGAGGCGTTGGCCGCCGTCGTCGGCATCAGCGGTGCGATCGTCGCCGCCGGCGCGACCTGGCTCGTGTACCGCGCGGAGGACACGTTCTCCCGCCTCCCAATCCACTGGATGTGGTGGCCCGCGATCGGCGGACTCATCATCGGTGCGGGTGGCCTCATCGAGCCGCGCGCCCTCGGCGTGGGTTACGACGTCATCGACCAACTGCTCACAGGCCAGGCGACGACGGGCCTCATCGTCGGCATCCTCGTCGTCAAGACGCTCATCTGGTCGCTGTCGCTGGGCAGCGGCACCTCGGGCGGCGTCCTCGCGCCGATCTTCATGATCGGCGGAGCGCTCGGCGCCGCCGCCGGGCTCGTGCTCCCGAGCGTCATCCCCGGGTTCTGGGCGCTGCTCGGCCTGACCGCCGTCGTCGGCGGGGTCATGCGGTCGCCGCTCACCGGCGTCGTCTTCACGCTCGAGCTGACCCACGCGTGGGCCGTCGCGCTCCCGCTGCTCATCACGTCCGTTGTCGCGTATGGGGTGTCCGTCCTGCTGCTGCGCCGCTCGGTCCTGACAGAGAAGATCGCCCGCCGCGGGCTCCACCTGACCCGCGATTACACGACCGACCCGCTTGAGACCTTCTTCTGCGAGGACATCATGCGCACGCCCGCAGTGCAGCTCCCGGAGGGCGCGCCGGTGCTCCATCCACGCGACACCGTGCGGCATGCGGCGTACGTCCTTGCGCGGTCCGGGGCAGCTGACGCTGCGGTGATGGACGACGCCGGTGCCTACCTTGGGCTGATCGGCCCCGCCGATCTGCTAGTCGCGCGATTGCACGACCTCACCGAGGCGACGGATCGGGACCGCACCCTGCGGTACCTCACGCGCCGGAGCAGCCCGAGGCTGTCCCCGCGCCCCCACGCCCACGCGGGCAGCTCCTCGCCGACGGCAAGCTGA
- a CDS encoding O-acetylhomoserine aminocarboxypropyltransferase/cysteine synthase family protein → MAERQFGFRTRALHAGGTPDAEHGARAVPIYQSTSFVFKDTDDAANLFALQKYGNIYSRIGNPTVAAFEERVASLEGGIGAVATSSGMAAEFITFAALAQAGDHIVASSKLYGGTITQLDVTLRRFGVDTTFVDSTEAADFKAALRENTKAIYTEIVANPSGDIADLPGLAAVAHEHGIPLVVDSTLTPPYLLRPIEHGADIVIHSATKFLGGHGTTLGGVVVESGTFNWGNGKFPSMTEPVPSYGNVSWWGNFGEYGFLTKLRSEQLRDIGPSLPAQSAFQLLQGVETLPQRMDAHLANAQRVAEWLAADPRVTYVNFAGLPSHPQHERAKELLPLGVGSVFSFGVKGGRAAGAKFIEALQIASHLANIGDARTLVLHPGSTTHQQLSSEQLAAAGVPEDLIRLSVGLEDVEDIIWDLDQALEASQIAGLEEEFAAPTYDGEACSLPSVQGRAVASSKGAAK, encoded by the coding sequence ATGGCCGAGCGTCAATTCGGCTTCCGCACCCGGGCCCTGCACGCCGGCGGAACGCCGGACGCGGAGCACGGGGCGCGGGCGGTCCCGATCTACCAGTCGACGTCGTTCGTCTTCAAGGACACCGACGACGCCGCGAACCTCTTCGCGCTGCAGAAGTACGGCAACATCTACTCGCGCATCGGCAACCCCACCGTCGCTGCCTTCGAGGAGCGCGTCGCGTCCCTCGAGGGCGGCATCGGCGCGGTCGCGACGTCGTCGGGCATGGCCGCCGAGTTCATCACGTTCGCCGCGCTCGCCCAGGCGGGCGACCACATCGTGGCGTCGTCGAAGCTCTACGGCGGCACGATCACGCAGCTCGACGTGACCCTCCGGCGCTTCGGCGTCGACACAACGTTCGTGGACAGCACGGAGGCCGCGGACTTCAAGGCCGCGCTACGCGAGAACACGAAGGCGATCTACACGGAGATCGTCGCGAACCCGTCAGGCGACATCGCGGACCTTCCCGGGCTCGCCGCCGTCGCCCACGAGCACGGCATCCCCCTCGTGGTCGACTCGACGCTCACTCCCCCGTACCTCCTCCGGCCGATCGAACACGGCGCGGACATCGTGATCCACTCCGCGACCAAGTTCCTCGGCGGCCACGGCACCACTCTGGGCGGCGTCGTCGTCGAGAGCGGGACGTTCAACTGGGGCAACGGGAAGTTCCCCTCGATGACCGAGCCCGTGCCGAGCTACGGCAACGTCTCATGGTGGGGCAACTTCGGCGAGTACGGCTTCCTCACGAAGCTCCGCTCCGAGCAGCTCCGCGACATCGGGCCCTCGCTCCCCGCACAGTCGGCGTTCCAGCTCCTGCAGGGCGTCGAGACGCTCCCTCAGCGCATGGACGCGCACCTCGCGAACGCGCAGCGCGTCGCGGAATGGCTCGCCGCGGATCCTCGCGTCACGTACGTGAACTTCGCGGGCCTGCCGTCGCACCCGCAGCACGAGCGCGCGAAAGAGCTTCTGCCGCTCGGCGTCGGCTCCGTGTTCAGCTTCGGGGTCAAGGGCGGGCGCGCGGCCGGTGCCAAGTTCATCGAGGCGCTCCAGATCGCGAGCCACCTCGCGAACATCGGCGACGCGCGGACGCTCGTCCTTCACCCCGGTTCGACGACGCACCAGCAGCTCTCCTCAGAGCAGCTCGCCGCGGCGGGCGTGCCGGAGGACCTGATCCGGCTCTCGGTGGGGCTCGAGGACGTCGAGGACATCATCTGGGACCTCGACCAGGCCCTGGAGGCTTCGCAGATCGCCGGCTTGGAAGAAGAGTTCGCCGCCCCGACGTACGACGGCGAGGCCTGCTCCCTGCCCAGCGTCCAAGGCCGCGCCGTCGCCTCTTCGAAGGGAGCAGCGAAATGA
- a CDS encoding MarR family winged helix-turn-helix transcriptional regulator — MTNPLDAQVDALQRATRDLLAVAMQSVDEVTELSLPQMRMLFALHDHGTVPSGALAHILGVSGSSVTRLADRLSTGGYVQRTQSAENRSLVLLSLTEAGNGAVEAVLRRRDEEFREALAHLEPGQREHLAAGLGALHEHLSATSLSRAVVA; from the coding sequence ATGACAAATCCTCTCGACGCCCAAGTCGACGCGCTCCAGCGAGCCACGCGCGATCTGCTCGCAGTCGCCATGCAGAGCGTCGACGAGGTCACTGAACTCTCCCTGCCACAGATGCGAATGCTGTTCGCCCTCCACGATCACGGGACCGTGCCAAGTGGTGCGCTGGCCCACATCCTCGGGGTCTCCGGATCCTCGGTGACCCGCTTGGCGGACCGGCTCAGCACGGGAGGGTACGTGCAGCGCACGCAGTCGGCCGAGAACCGGAGCCTCGTGCTGCTCTCCCTGACGGAAGCCGGGAACGGCGCGGTCGAGGCGGTCCTCCGCCGGCGCGATGAGGAGTTCCGGGAGGCGCTCGCACACCTCGAGCCGGGGCAGCGCGAGCATCTCGCCGCGGGACTCGGCGCGCTCCACGAGCACCTTTCGGCTACCTCGCTGAGCAGGGCGGTGGTCGCATGA